Part of the Augochlora pura isolate Apur16 chromosome 10, APUR_v2.2.1, whole genome shotgun sequence genome, GGATTATGGAATAATTTGAATCAAAGTCGAATAACGTTTCGTGAAGATCTTACATTTACGTCTTGTCTTGTATACAAGACAATCAAAATTAGCATATTGTTCTCATACCTATTATATGTCATAAGCTGTGTCTTAAGTTTTCCTCAATTATTCTTGTCTCTTaacataaatatgaaattcagaTGACGcaatattcattcgatttgACTACACGAAGATGGCAAAATTGTGATTTAAACGTACACAAAACTACGAAAATAGCAGTGACAGAATGATAACGTGGAAACGTGTACTAGTTACTCAAATATGTGGTTGGAGGACTATACCGTAATGATTTACACCGTCTAATTGGAGCAGAACGATTAATTGTccattcattattattttttttgcaTAAATGCTCACGCGCGATGTTATTAGAGCACATTAAAAAGAGCAACTGTGTTATGAAGCTTTTACAATCGACCACatgtattatacatgtattcCACATTGTTCAGACGAAGTattcgcaattttatttcgcctttaatacaatattagtGTTCGGATCGTCGGTAAGCATTCACCCATATTAAAAGACATTCGAACATACGCAAAGTTCTTCTAATGACGCTTACTTCAAGTAGCGTACTCTAATGTAGTAATGCATAGTATCACAGTGCCATGAAATAACCTATAAATTATGGCAACGGAACTACACAAACAATTGATTAGTTATTTCTCGCAACTGGAGAAAATTGACTGCAAATGGAAGGAATTATCCGAGGAAGCCAAACGGCCGCTGAACGCATTGAAGAATCAATTGGAACAACTTCGTCTTGTTACAAGGTACCGTCTAGTTACACATTGTTATTCGGATAAGTTTCCAGAACGGAAACTCGACGAACAAGTCAAAAGCGCTGTGGATGCTTAATACGGTAAAGAGTTCACTGATTCACAAACAGATGTCGTTGTTTTACAGCGAGGGGGTCGATAACACAGTTATCTGCCAAACGGAGGAGATATACGGAagattgatttataaaattctcctAGGAATCGACAACGAAATTACATTACTTCTGGATATTTCGTCGCGTTTCAATAACGTCAatcaagtaattaatttaactacaTACGTTTCTTATACCTCGAATCGAATTTACTATTTCATCGTTGACTAGTtgaataagtaatattatcaaaaaggTAAAGTTAAGATTTTTGAAACTTTTCTGTGCGAGTCTTTCGATCGAAACTTCGTTTTAGGCGTTAAGGtctcgttataaaaatttggaaGACGCTCGCAGCAATGTTTCGTTGAACGATGACACGATGAAAGAGTTGGTCAATGGAACTCCCTACAGACCGAGGCTGAATCTACTCTTAAAGTGTGCCATGGATGGACTAAACTATTACAACGATTTGTATCCTTTAATAGCATTCGTATTGTCCATTTGATGTTTGTTGATACCCGATGCGATCATTTTGCTTAATCTGTATTAAACGTAGATACCTCCGGATCAACGAAAacatcaataaatataattacaagaaCGAGGAGATGATCGAAGATTTGACAAACTTGTTCGTTGAGGACAGATTTAAAAGAGAACGAATCGATCGTAAGCACTTATCCTTGATTAAAATTCTACTTAATTAGCGGTTTTATCGCTaacttatattatacatttcagAAATATTGGCCGTTACACAGTTTTTAATAAAGGAGACTGTTCGTTGAACAATACTTTTCTGTAAACCTTTTGTACAAGAAGAAACATCATTACAGCAATGTATTTCATACGAaaagttacaaaataaaaatatttttattcctaatTTCTTTCGTATTATCTTCCTACGTCTTGGGACGACATAGTGTCTAAAAAAAGTTCACGTAAAACGTATCATAAAATTTAGTTTGAAAAGATTTTCGACTTCTTTAAGTCTGCAATTtgaatagtatataaattatataacatgcGATACTTTTTATAACCAAATGATATGACTATAGGATaaagttatttcaatgttCATTAGCATAAATGTTAAGTCAGGCACAGTAATTTTATTGTCttgcataaatattctttatgcagattttattgcattaataGTGCTCGTTTCGAAATAGGTATTACACGCGTATTGCTTCAAGCATTACGGAATCTCTCCCGCCAAAGACGTGTTGTACTACTTGTCTGATTAAAGACCGGTTTCTCCACTGTCGCTGGGACTAATCCCTTCTGTTCGCAACTTAAGACAAGTGTCGCGCTAGTATTATGAGCCGATGACTAACCGTTCCTACCGAGGCATCATTAAACGATGACGTTTAATTAAGATTACGGTCTCGCGCATAAAACGAACATCGCGAACGACGTTCGCGGCAAATTGTAGGGCGAATCGATCGCGGACAGTGTTTTCACTCGAACAAAATCGACAGCTGTTCGCTAGTGAACGAAATTATCCTGTAATTTTCATCCGGCTCGGGAACCTAAACGTTCGTTGATTGTCTGTCACCATAAAAGCATGTTTAATCGAAACGAGCGTTAGCACGGGACGATATTAACGGTGATCGCATTATTGTCACCGACGGTTTACCCTCTTCACCTGATTTCTGCGTAACGCGAACAGCTGTTAATAGGAGGGAGCAATCACTCGCCGAAGAACAATTTCCCTTACGTAACGATGTCGATACCGATGCAGGAAAATAGGCTGGTGCTTCGCCCTAATTTTTTTATGTCACATCGTATTTAAAATCGGACCTCTATGCAGACCGGACGAATATATAAACTTCGTATCGATTCAGTTTTCGTAAAGGTCAAACGCTTTGACTTGATCTTTCGGAATGCGTAGTCGCGTCCTCTCGCCTACAGATCAAAATCTGTATGCGAATACACGTACAAACGTGCTTGCCGCATCACCATCCTCGTAATTCATAAAGCTTTGTGGAACAAAAATATCATTCAGTGTATTTCTAGAATTTACAATACAAACACCGTGTTAAATTATCTGTTttcgaaatatgaaatataactCGCGATACGATCGACGAAATTTCGATGTTCAAATCACAATGATAATTCCATCATACCGTTTAGTTTGTACAAACCTTAATGAAATTCGCTTTGGGTAATCGCATCTCGAGCTGCGGATTAAGTTTTAAAGGTGCACGAAGAATCGTGTCACCGGTGTATGTACCGCGACGTGGTAATATGCCTGATGAACGTTGAAAATGTGATCTTAATATTGTGGCCTGGAGCTGTGGACAGCAAAAACGAgtcaaaaattgttcaccCCGGTCGTAATCGGTGTACTGTGCGAGCAAAAAacttgaaacaatttcgtaCGAAAGTCAAAGAACTCTAAGCAATTCCATTCGAAAGCCAAAGaactcgaagcaatttcatACGAAAGCGAAAGAACTCTCGAAAAAGGGAAAGTAAAAAAGAGGCACGTATAAGACATAATCAAAGAACTGTGCGAGCAAAGAATGCGGAGGAATTTTGTGCGGAGGAGAAGGAAGAACCCTTAGAAAAGGGAAAGTAAAGTGACAAAACATTCCAAGATCTGAAGTGGCGAACGATTGTCGTGCGACTCGCTGCCAATTTTTGGTGCAACAGTTTCCACTTTGACGATCGTCGAATCCAGCTTAAGCTTTGACTGTGATCGATCTATTCGTCACGGTATCGGACAGTAGTCCGtgtgcaaggagttaatggGACAGAGCAACGTCACGCTGTGACATTTGCCATGCTTGCTCGCACACGGTTTCGTCGATCATCGACCAATCTCTCAGCGAAAGGGGTACACGCATATTCCGGTCTGTGGGACACGGAGGCATTGGGGCGCCGGCGCTTGCTATTGATTCCGTGGGGTATCGTGATTTCAAAAGTTACCATCGCAGTAGAGGGTGCCACAGTAGCTAACTGCTCCTCGTCCCATAAGGAGGCCCTCGcgcttttctttctctcaccCCAGCAGGTCAGTGACGAACTCGAAACGATATATCCTGACAAAAAACAAaggcgtttctttttctcggtTCCGGCTTAGAGTCGCTCGATCGTTCGCGATATTAAACGCGCCGGTTCGTTCGCATATCCCGGGTCCACGCGATCACGTCTAGCCTCAATGGGTCCCGAATGGGATTCTTACTGTTCGAAGAACGATTCtccaaatttttgtttctctctcgctgtAGAAACGCGCTCGATTTCGCGAAAGGTGGGCAATGTCACTCGATCGGTCCACCCATGACGTCAACGGGGAAAGTAGTATATGTCAGTCGCGTTGAATTGCCGCTCCGATGTCCTGTGTGCTCCAGTGACGAAAATCCGTTTTCCTTTCCGCCTCGGAATGTCCCTGGACGCAAATCGCGGACATCGATTTTTCCCTCTTTATTTTCCGAGAttgccgcgcgccgttccaGCTGAAAACTATTTCTCGTGCGATTCTCGGTCTGCTCTCGACGGCATCTCGCGTACGAGGTCAGGGACGTGGTGAAGCTGAAAGGCAAACATCTCTCCCCCTTTTTCACACGGCTGCTTGCCATCCAGCGACGGATTCTTTTTGCTGGAATCGTAACAACGTTTCTGCCGAGTGCTTCGCTTCGGCGAGGAAGAGGGCTCAAGAGCGGGAGATCAGTGATCGACACGTTGTTTTATTGCCTATTGTTTACTTCGAGTTCCCCTGCTCTCCTCGGACTTCGCTTTCCACGGTCGCGTAAATATTAGGTAACCGAGATTGTTCGCGCCGCTTTTAATCGATAGAAATAACGACACTTTGTTCGGGAAAGTTGCCATCTTTTCTCTGTTGCTCTCCGGTGAAAAGCGTTCCCGATCCTCTTGCGACGTCCCGTCGATCTTAAAGCTCTTCGTTAAGTAAGCTTTCGTTTAAGCAGACGTAAGCTCGGTTTTAATCGATGATAAACCTTCGGGCAGCGCGAACATTCTTCGTTGTCTGATCGTTTCTGTAAACCCGTCGGAATTTTCTTAGTTTTGATCGCTTCGGTTTTCTGAAGGAACGTgcgaatatttttgtgaaaagcTAGCATGATTGCGTTCGAGCAATAAACACGGCTAAACAAATTAatggataattttataaatattcttcctGCCAATTCGCGAGAATTCTTTCAACGTGCACGTGAGGGATTAGCAGCTGCGTGTGCATAGGTGTGCGTCGAACAGTCAGCGAGCAGTACTCGAGCGCAAACATTTGTGAAAAATCTGAACATTTCGTTGAAACAAGCACACTTTGGAGAATCGTTTTTTAGGAGAGGTGGTTGTTTCTCTCGTATTCAGCAGAAAAACTCTGAGCTTTGTAATTCGGATTATAAATGTTCAACATATTTGCGAAaaacgatttgaaaattaatttcgtgtaCCGAATCCTAAAGTAATAATCCTGAAACGAAGTAGATTAATCTTCTACAACTCATCTAATTTTCTGATATTAATCCTCGTTACTTAATAGTTCATTCAGCTTTGACCCATTGATGCAAAgcagaatattaataataagatcGGTATTATTCGATGATATgcttaattttctttgaatttcgCGATAGTTTAATGTCATTTCACCTTCGTTCGATACTGTGCGATTGAGCAACGATTTCTAAGCACAAGTAGTCGTTCCGCTAAGAAGATCGCAGACGAGTGATTTAGGTGAATCGTAACGATTTCAAACGACTGATTTCAGAAGGATGGAGTCCATAGGCGCGTGTGGCATTTCCGTTTGATTCTAGCAAAGTAGGAAACCGGTGGTTCACAccacagaaaaaaaaaggatggCGAACACAGCCCACCTTGTCCGCCGGCAAAGCTCGCGCGATCTAAAGCCCCAAAAGAGCGTCGACAGACTCGAGATGAAGGAGATGAGGGGAAGATTGGTGACGGAGAACAGAAAAAATGTCAGTACTGCCAATTACGGTGCCACGAACGCAGCCTTCGAAGACTCCAGTCCTAACACAAaggtaaatataaaagtatatactccgataaataaaaaagtaaagacataattaatttaatttcattcataatttaatttaattcataatttaatttcattaattgcaGAGCAAACCAGCAAGCGGGGATGGGGGTAGCAACAAAACCGCCAACAACGATGGGAAAACGATATTTCGACCGGAATCCGGCGAGGACGAAAGGGAGAATTGGGATAGTAAACTCACGTTTCTGTTAGCAACTGTCGGATACGCAGTAGGCCTCGGGAACGTATGGAGATTCCCATATCTCGCTCAAAAGAACGGCGGAGGTATGCTGTGAGAAATACTTTTACGCTtcagaaacgaaaattaaacCGAATCGCCAATTCGAATatgatttctaaatttttgGAGTTCGATTTCGatgcaaattattattccttGCTTACTCTTATTGCGTACGACTTTGAAAACAGGTGCATTTCTAATACCATACTTCGTGATGCTGGCGATCGAGGGCATCCCCATATTTTATCTGGAACTGGCGATTGGCCAGAGATTGCGGAAGGGCGCTATCGGTGTGTGGAACCAGGTGATTGTCGCGTGATACGCggaataatattacagtagaaaatccaaatatacttgaataaatattcacgtTTGTTCGGAAAAGGTTTCTCCGTATATGGGCGGCATAGGGATAAGCAGCGCCGTAGTTTCCTTCAACGTAGCTCTGTACTATAACACTATTATCGCTTGGTGCCTCTTCTACTTTGTTCAAGTAAGTCTTCGAATTACGAAAATCACAAATTAACGATACCGTATCAAATTCAGAACGCATCTTTCAAATATAACCCGTTGCCATGTTATTCTTTCTTTAGTTACAACGGTTAGAATCTTTTTGATTTCAATCATtccttaaaagaaaaagaaaatcaatatttattttacttggcTACTTACATATTGATgacaagaaaatagaatttttttattcccaCTTAGAAATACgtaataacattcatacttaacactTTATGCTCGGACGAATCTGCGTACGGATTGCATATAAATCGGGCCAGTTTCGGTTATCGTGCGAGTTTGTGTTCTATAactaaagtaaaaaaaaatgtttaacagaagaatttgcAGCACATAAACGaaagattaattttcaaataatttttgtatatacttcattgacgaaaaattaaaatgttaataatacttGAATAATACTTGAATAATATAGCTTTAACATTTGATTAATATATCTTGAAAGTATTATGTCAATTAAAAGTGTATTTAAAGACTCCACGACTATAAGCGCTGTCGGAAAAAAGCCTATTAATAAGCTTCCCGGGCATAAAGTGTTAATAGCTTATTAGTAGAAGTATGTTAACGACGAGTAAGACTCGTGGAAGTACAGCAAAAAGTTGCACAACTTTATgacgaaaaataatacataacatGATGCATATAAAGAGTCCATTGCCCGTTCTAATAACCGAATCTTCTGGCTGGCAGAGTTTCCAATCTCAGCTACCATGGGCAGAATGTCCGAACGTGTATTTCCAGAACGGCTCGTACGCCCCAGAGCCGGAGTGTGTGGTAAGTTCAATTCgtctttcaattaataaagacAATTACGCTGCAACCGATGCTGATTCCACAGGTCAGCAGTCCTACACAATACTTCTGGTATCGGACCACTCTGATGATATCGAAGGACATCAATAGCCCGGAGTTATTCAATTGGAAGATCGCTCTGGCGCTGGTGATCGCTTGGATTCTCGTTTATATGTGCATGATCAAGGGAATCGCGTCTTCAGGGAAGGTATTCCTTTAAAGTGTTCAACGCGGTATGCGTCACTATAGAATGCATAATTAACCGGATCGGTTATAAAATACCTTTATCAATTGGAATGTCTTTTATAGGTCGTGTACGTGACTGCCACGTTTCCATACATTGTTCTGATCATTTTCTTCTTCCGCGGCATTACATTGACAGGCATGTCCGACGGTCTGCGCCACCTTTTTACTCCGAAGGTAATATTTCTTCGTGACCATCTCATTTCGTAGCTCTTGATACGCTCCTCGATCGTCACCAATTTCGATGGACTTATCGCATTCTACTTCTTACTTCTGTACTTTCAACGATATGTATCTCTTCGCAAATCTTCAAGATAAACGACAGTGGAGGTAGAATACGAGTCAATTGAAACTGATGACGATGATACTAACGCTAGAACTACCAAACTAGTCAAAATAGTTGGTTCCTGATTTTCTCTTTCATAGTTCCTGGAATCacagaaaattgtttgtaaatatatttattgaagcatattttataatagaaatctaATATTGTCGTTGCTATAAGACCAATATACATTAATCGCTTTTAAAACTCGGTAGCTCTAgtgttacaaaatattctaagGAGTTCACAACGATATGTCGCACGGGTAGACCAAACATCCTTTGAATGGTTAAACGGAAATATCaattagaaatgtaaatatgatGTTTctcaattgtaaaatatcgtCTGTTCAGTGGTGGAAAATAGCAGATCCGGTAGTCTGGTTGGAAGCGGGCACTCAGATATTCTTTTCGCTGGGTTTGGCATTCGGCGGTTTGATAGCGTTCTCGTCTTACAATCCCGTGAACAATAACTGCTACCGAGACGCTATTATGGTCAGTATGACGAACTGTTTCACTTCGATGTTTGCAGGGATTGTCGTGTTCTCTATTATCGGTAATTATCCTGACATTGTCCGAATTATTCGACTATTGGCCGCGCGTCTAGACGTATCGATCTCTGAACGCTGTGCTTCGCAGGGTTCAAAGCAACCATGGTGTACGAACAATGTCTGGCGGAAAGGAACGCCACGATCCTCAGCATTTTCGGGAACAAAATGCCGGACGAGATCCCGATCGCTGGCACACTTTTGAATATCACGACAGGAAACGGAACTCTGGACAATTTAATAATGCCCGAATTGCCCGAGTGCGATCTGGAAAAAGAATTGGACAACGTCAGTAAACTACTCGAAGAAATTCCACCGTGTTTCTGTTTCCAATGTTAACTTGAACTTCCATCGTGTTTTTTCCAGTCGGCGTCAGGCACTGGACTGGCGTTCATTATCTTCACGGAGGCAATCAATCAATTCCCCGGTGCTCAATTCTGGTCTGTGTTATTCTTCCTCATGCTGTTCACATTGGGCATCGATTCGCAGTTCGGCACATTGGAGGGTGTTGTCACCAGTATCGTGGACATGAAGCTGTTTCCGAATTTACGCAAGGAGATACTCACAGGTTGGTTGCTTGTGTCACGATTACCATATAACACAGCTAGTAGTTACCATCTGTCGGGGTTGACAGATGGTATCATGTTAAAGCCTCACAACTTTGTTAGTTTCTCTCGTTTGTATCTCATAGCCATGCGATGCTGTGACTGGGTCACTGTTATCAAAAGGTTTATCACGAAGTTATATTAAATccaattacatattaattcgatttccCAATTTAATTACACTGCACTTCAATCACATAGTAATGGAACTGCGTTATaattcgatgacattattgaaACCTTTTAGTTCATTCaactgttaattattttaatcacttGTGTAATTCGAACACAATGCAATTGATTTGCAATGTAATTAAAGTACAGTGGTACGAAGTACagttctttataataataaattcttcttcataataatgaagaaataatacttactaatttattatacttcaaTTTGTAATTCTAAATCGATTAcatcgtaattcgtaattcatataattgaattatttagtattttgtaattgtacTCCAACTAAACTTCGAATTAttgtgatttaatttaatggaGATCTGAATtagaaattacaatgtaattgcttttctttgtaattgtaatttcttgagtaatgtaattgtaattctttCATAACCCTGGTTTGTCACGCGGTGATCATACATTTTAGGTGGAATTTGCCTGGTTTGCTGCGTAATATCGATGGCGTTCGCTCATGGAGCTGGTAGTTACGTGTTCGTGCTCTTTGATAACTTCAGCGGGAACTTTCCTCTGCTGATCATTGCCTTCTTCGAGTGTATCGCAGTGTCTTACGTGTACGGTTTGAAAAGGTACGGATGATACATGAACTATATATTCAcctttcttcaaattaaaatcacaTCCCTTGCACGAAAAATTTACTCTTTCGAAAATGTCACCCTCTTGTAAatcatattcatttttatgcaaataaaatcgattgaGAATTCTTGTACTCCGCGACTTCctcaaaataaatgtataaactgCGAGAATATTTTGGAGTGGAAAATTCTACATatgtgaaaattgtttttatctCTGAACACTCTCTTTCTCATCTCTTTGTTTCATCTTTCTCTCAGATTCGCCGACGATATCGAATTGATGACCGGCAACCGTCCAGGTCTTTATTGGCTGATCTGCTGGAAGTATCTCAGCCCAATGGCGATGTTGAGCATTCTGGTCGCCTCGATCGTGGAAATTATCGTCGACGGGAGCGGTTATCCGGCTTGGATCGCCAGTAAAGGCATTACGGAGCGGCACGAATGGCCGATGTGGGCCCTGGTTCTCATCGGAATTCTCATTCTCGCGTCTGTTCTCTGGATTCCCGCAGTTGCAATTTGCAGGTAACATGACGTAACACAAAGTATTACACCTGATTATCTTTCGCAGACACGATTCCACGATGAAAGagttcttaaccctttgcgctcggcGGGTAAGTGCTGGGTGATCAAAGATAGTTTTTAAACGCAATCTTTGACTAGATCtcaaaattatacgaaaaattgatttttactagGTCGTTCATAATGCGAAGGAGTTAAAATACCATCCACTATGATACATTtaaactttctagtttcgatttcattgattaaatgatttcaatttcgtaGGAATTTTTAGAGTTCACTGCCGGCACTTCATGTGTGATAAGAAACTAACagattgtttatttttcaacacaGATTCTTCGGGATACTCATAATTGAAGATAACGAGAAAGCCTGGTTCCCCGCGGCGGATCTGAAAGAGTTTCATGGAATTATGCCGCACGAAGTTACGCCCGCCGAGACATTGTTGTTCTGCATAAGAAGCGACGGGTCCGAAGGATTCTGTTGTCCGACCGGTGGTcccagcgacgacgacgaagacctCACCTAGGAATGGTTGTCGTCGCCGATGTTGGGCTAATGTGTGTTTAAATGGTTCATAGGTCGGAAAACAGcgttttctcatttttcaatGCGCCTCGAACTCCGATATTTACCCCTCATTGTAGCTCCAAGTCGATGTTCAACGACAGTAACCCTTAAATGGACCTTCAGAGTGCTGC contains:
- the LOC144476206 gene encoding uncharacterized protein LOC144476206, whose translation is MATELHKQLISYFSQLEKIDCKWKELSEEAKRPLNALKNQLEQLRLVTSEGVDNTVICQTEEIYGRLIYKILLGIDNEITLLLDISSRFNNVNQALRSRYKNLEDARSNVSLNDDTMKELVNGTPYRPRLNLLLKCAMDGLNYYNDLYLRINENINKYNYKNEEMIEDLTNLFVEDRFKRERIDQILAVTQFLIKETVR
- the LOC144475858 gene encoding sodium-dependent neutral amino acid transporter B(0)AT3, with the protein product MANTAHLVRRQSSRDLKPQKSVDRLEMKEMRGRLVTENRKNVSTANYGATNAAFEDSSPNTKSKPASGDGGSNKTANNDGKTIFRPESGEDERENWDSKLTFLLATVGYAVGLGNVWRFPYLAQKNGGGAFLIPYFVMLAIEGIPIFYLELAIGQRLRKGAIGVWNQVSPYMGGIGISSAVVSFNVALYYNTIIAWCLFYFVQSFQSQLPWAECPNVYFQNGSYAPEPECVVSSPTQYFWYRTTLMISKDINSPELFNWKIALALVIAWILVYMCMIKGIASSGKVVYVTATFPYIVLIIFFFRGITLTGMSDGLRHLFTPKWWKIADPVVWLEAGTQIFFSLGLAFGGLIAFSSYNPVNNNCYRDAIMVSMTNCFTSMFAGIVVFSIIGFKATMVYEQCLAERNATILSIFGNKMPDEIPIAGTLLNITTGNGTLDNLIMPELPECDLEKELDNSASGTGLAFIIFTEAINQFPGAQFWSVLFFLMLFTLGIDSQFGTLEGVVTSIVDMKLFPNLRKEILTGGICLVCCVISMAFAHGAGSYVFVLFDNFSGNFPLLIIAFFECIAVSYVYGLKRFADDIELMTGNRPGLYWLICWKYLSPMAMLSILVASIVEIIVDGSGYPAWIASKGITERHEWPMWALVLIGILILASVLWIPAVAICRFFGILIIEDNEKAWFPAADLKEFHGIMPHEVTPAETLLFCIRSDGSEGFCCPTGGPSDDDEDLT